GGTGATTATAAAGATAGAGCCGCATCCATTTATGTTGTTAATCAACTTAATCGCGATGTTGTCATCGCTCAGAAAACAGCAAATACAGCTAATGCGAATGCTGTCGAAGCGATGAATGTAGCACAGAAAAAAGTGCTTCCTGAAGAAGTTGCTTCAGAATATTTAAAAACGTTAGGTGCTTACCTGTTTAAAGGATCAGCAGATGATCTTGAAGTCGGATCTATAGGTTTATATGCCGCCCATAGCTCAACATATCCAACAACAAACTTACCTTTTCCTGGCTATAACTGGGTTGAGACATCTTATCTGTATCGATCCAAAACAAGAAGAAAGCAGATAGCGATAGCTTATACAGAACCTCGCAGAGCTCTTAGAGTTATGAAAGAAAACGAGGTATACGGTGAGTGGGCTGAAGAATGGACTACTTATAACACTACTAATATAAAAGGTTTTCTTAGAGTTAGTGGGAATTTAATCCCACTCACAACAGACCAATTAAACTCAGATCTTAAAGTTAACCGATCAGATCTTGTAGCTAGTGCAAAGTCTGCTTACGATGCAAACATCAACGCATTACTCGGAATCAGCAAAGCAGATGACGCCCAAAAAACAGCCAATACTGGCGTAGCCAATGCAAAAACAGCAGACGATAAAGCAGTTAAAGCACAAGCAAGAGCGGATGCCGCATTCTCACGAGTAAAGCCCATTACCGAAGGTGGTCACGGCGCTACGACTGCAGCGCAAGGCCGTAAAAATATGGGCCACGGTGATGCTTCTACGAGAAATGTTGCAGCAAGTATGGGATCAAACGGAAATACACTTGTGCCGCTGAGCTTACTACAAGATCAAACGATTGGGCACAATCAAAAGTGGCATGACGTTACAGATGAACGTGAATACGACACTGAATATGTCAATGATACGGGAAGAACGATTTTTATCATCATTGATACTGCAAACCAAAACGAATTTTTTATAGATGGTGTGAAAGTGGGCTTTCATGCGCAATACGGATTGTACTTACCAATTCCGCCGGGAAGTATTTGTGTCTTAAAAAATGTCCATGGCGGAGTCATTCAATATTGGGGAGAACTCAAATGATCGTAATTAGAGAATTTCGGAAAGGCAATCGCCGATTTGAAAAAGGGGAGCATTACACAGAGAAAGATGCTCAAAAATGGGTTGATGCGGGCTTTGTTGAAGATACCGCTAAAACGGAAATAGCAACGAAAACAGCGAAGAAGGATGGTAAATAATGAGTACAGAATTACAACATGGTGTTCGTCAGACCTTTGATAAGTCTGGTTGGACACAATTACCAAAAGTGGGCACGGCTGTCATTGGCATGGTTGTTACCGCAAATGATGCTGATGAAGAGATGTTTCCGCTTGATCAGTGTGTTTTAGTCACTGATTTTGATGTTGCGATTGCGAAAGCAGGATCCACAGGCACATTAGGCCAGGCGCTTCGTAATATTAAAAAAGAAGCAGTTACACCAACGGTTGTGGTGCGAGTGGATGAAGCCGAAAGCTTTGATGCAACGATTCCTAACATCATGGGAAAGATCAATCCTAATGGTAGTAGAACAGGGCATGAAGCTTTGGAACTTGCTAGAACGCAAACTGGCGTACAGCCCAAGATTTGGATCTGCCCTAAGTATGATACTGAAGAAGTGGTGCGTTTACGCTTAGTCGCACTTGCTGATAAGTTCTTAGGATTTGTCTACGCATCGATTGAAACGAGTTATACGGTGCAGAAAGCATTAAAGCTTGCGGATAAAGTTTCGAGCGATAATCTCATGCTGATTTATAACAATGCGATTGCCTATGATCAAGATCTGGAAGTAGAAGCGGAGCAATACGTTGTTGCACAAATAGCAGGGCTTAGAGCAAGAATTGATTATGAGAAAGGATGGCATCATTCGATTTCTAACCATGTTTTAAGCCAAGTAACAGGCACAACGAAAGAGGTGACTTTCGCCCCGATTAACCCTGCAGGCACAGAAGCTAACGAGCTCAATAAAAAGAATATCAGCGTGCTGATTCGTGATGATGGCGGTATTAAAGTTTGGGGAAACCGTACCTGTGCACCGATTGATTCATCGCATATTTTTGAGGTTTATACTCGCACGATGAACTTCCTAGGGGAAGAAGCGGCAATCATGCTCAAAAGCATTACCCAAGATAAGCCAATGACTCGTGTTCTACTCGAAGAGTTCTCCATGCGTTATAACAATCGCCTTGATGAGCATAAGCGAGCAGGCAGAATTATTGGTGGTTATGTGGATCTTCATCCTGGCAAAAATGGGACGAATGATCTGATGGAAGGTCGTCCAGATTGGCTTTTAAAAGTCACGCCGGTACCACCTGCAGAAAGTCCTGGCATTGAGCTCGTCTTAACGGACGAATTTATCACTAACCTTGTATAAAAAGTCGATGTAATTAAGTAAGGAGACATTATGAGTGAACAATTTCCCAAGGTTCTCAAGAACTTTGACATGTATATCGATGGGGATTCAGTCGGAAGAGAGACCGAAACGGTAAAGCTTCCATCCACCACGATGAAGTATGAAACCATTGAAACAGGTGTATTTAGCCGTCCGGTTGATATTCCTGTAGGTTTTGAAAATTCTATGGAGTTAGAGATCGCTACCAAAGGGATTAACTTTGATCTGATCGTCCCGCAAGGCTGTGGTTTGAATAGTACGACTTTGCAGTTTAAAGGTTTTATTGAGGATCCAGGTACTTGCGACAAGATTAGTTTTACCGCGAACTTTACCGGCCGCTTTGGTACAGAGCTTGATGCGATGAAGAAAGGGGAAGTCACTGGGGCAACGATTACATTTAAGGCCGTGACCGCCGAGTATATCGTCAATGGTGCTTCTATTTATGAAGAGCGAGTGCTTGAGAATGTCTTAATCGTGAACGGTAAAGACCTCAAAGCAGAAGAGAATGCAGCAATGGGCCGCATGTAATTAGTGAATCGAATAGCGCGGAATTACCGCGTAGTTCAAATAACATCAATCAATCTATTTAGGAATCAGTTATGAGTAAAGTTATTAGCAGAGCAAAGAAAATCACCGTAGCATTATCGCAGCCATTAATGATTGCGGATAAGGAGTTCACAGAAATTACAGTGCGTGAGCCAATCGCCAACGATTTACGTGGGATCTCGATTACGCAGTTACAGATGAGTGAGGGAGATGCCGTTCTTAGTGTGTTAGAGCGTGTTACCGATATTCATGAAGAGAACTTACAGCGCTTATCAGTTTCTGATTTTAGTACGCTCAGTAATGTGATCTTGGGGTTTTTATTTCCGAAGCAAATGCAAAATATTTTGGAAGGCATCAAACAGGGCGGAAGCGAAATCACAATCGCATAGAAGAAGTTATCTCAATCTACATCGAGGATCTTGCCGTTGGTATTGGCTTAACATTTCCCTTTGTCTCTTTTGGCAATATTTTGGAAATGACCATCTCAGAGGTTTTACTCTGGAACTTTAAAGCTATTGAACACAACGAAAGAATCGAAGCAGAGCGAAATAAGAATAATCAAAAATAAGAGCGCCAATTCCACCAAGCCGGCGCTCTTTTTTTAGGTGGAGTTTATGGCCAAGAATTTAGAACTAAAAGTTGTCTTATCTGCAATTGATAAGATGACAGGACCACT
The nucleotide sequence above comes from Ignatzschineria rhizosphaerae. Encoded proteins:
- a CDS encoding phage tail sheath subtilisin-like domain-containing protein, producing MSTELQHGVRQTFDKSGWTQLPKVGTAVIGMVVTANDADEEMFPLDQCVLVTDFDVAIAKAGSTGTLGQALRNIKKEAVTPTVVVRVDEAESFDATIPNIMGKINPNGSRTGHEALELARTQTGVQPKIWICPKYDTEEVVRLRLVALADKFLGFVYASIETSYTVQKALKLADKVSSDNLMLIYNNAIAYDQDLEVEAEQYVVAQIAGLRARIDYEKGWHHSISNHVLSQVTGTTKEVTFAPINPAGTEANELNKKNISVLIRDDGGIKVWGNRTCAPIDSSHIFEVYTRTMNFLGEEAAIMLKSITQDKPMTRVLLEEFSMRYNNRLDEHKRAGRIIGGYVDLHPGKNGTNDLMEGRPDWLLKVTPVPPAESPGIELVLTDEFITNLV
- a CDS encoding phage major tail tube protein, with the protein product MSEQFPKVLKNFDMYIDGDSVGRETETVKLPSTTMKYETIETGVFSRPVDIPVGFENSMELEIATKGINFDLIVPQGCGLNSTTLQFKGFIEDPGTCDKISFTANFTGRFGTELDAMKKGEVTGATITFKAVTAEYIVNGASIYEERVLENVLIVNGKDLKAEENAAMGRM
- a CDS encoding phage tail assembly protein, with translation MSKVISRAKKITVALSQPLMIADKEFTEITVREPIANDLRGISITQLQMSEGDAVLSVLERVTDIHEENLQRLSVSDFSTLSNVILGFLFPKQMQNILEGIKQGGSEITIA